The following proteins are co-located in the Meriones unguiculatus strain TT.TT164.6M chromosome 4, Bangor_MerUng_6.1, whole genome shotgun sequence genome:
- the Insm1 gene encoding insulinoma-associated protein 1 — translation MPRGFLVKRSKKSTPVSYRVRGGEDGERAPPLAPGLGAARAQPQAPGPGPPPPPLGPRAHAALAAALACAPGPPPPPAGPRAAHFGNPEAAHPAPLYSPTRPVSREHDRQQYFERSFNLGSPVSAESFPTPAALLAGGGGAGPGGGTCGGDALLFAPAELKMGTAFSAGADAARGPGAPPSPAAAALRPPGRRPAPPATAASEPPAKAAKAPGAKKPKAIRKLHFEDEVTTSPVLGLRIKEGPVEAPRGRAGGAARPLGEFICQLCKEEYADPFALAQHKCSRIVRVEYRCPECAKVFSCPANLASHRRWHKPRPAPAAARAPEPETAARAEARDAAASDRDTPSPGGVSESGSEDGLYECHHCAKKFRRQAYLRKHLLAHHQALQAQGAPPPPLPAEDIPALYAGPEEKAPREAAGDGEAAGLLGLSAAADGHPCPVCGESFPGRGAQERHLRLLHAAQVFPCKYCPATFYSSPGLTRHINKCHPSENRQVILLQVPVRPAC, via the coding sequence ATGCCCCGCGGCTTCCTGGTGAAGCGCAGCAAGAAGTCCACGCCCGTGTCCTACCGGGTCCGCGGCGGCGAGGACGGCGAGCGCGCGCCGCCGCTGGCGCCCGGGCTCGGGGCCGCCCGCGCGCAGCCCCAGGCGCCCGGCcccgggccgccgccgccgccgcttgGCCCGCGCGCCCATGCCGCGCTCGCCGCCGCGCTGGCCTGCGCGCCcgggccgccgccgcccccgGCCGGCCCGCGGGCCGCGCACTTCGGCAACCCCGAGGCCGCGCACCCCGCGCCGCTCTACAGCCCCACGCGGCCCGTGAGCCGCGAGCACGACAGGCAGCAGTACTTCGAGCGCAGCTTCAACCTGGGCTCGCCTGTGTCCGCCGAGTCCTTCCCTACTCCCGCCGCGCTGctggcgggcggcggcggcgccggGCCGGGCGGCGGCACCTGCGGCGGGGACGCGCTGCTCTTCGCGCCCGCCGAGCTCAAGATGGGCACCGCCTTCTCCGCCGGCGCCGACGCGGCCCGCGGGCCCGGGGCCCCGCCgtcccccgccgccgccgccctgcGGCCCCCTGGCCGGCGGCCCGCGCCCCCCGCCACGGCGGCCTCCGAGCCGCCCGCCAAGGCGGCCAAGGCCCCGGGCGCCAAGAAGCCGAAGGCCATCCGCAAGCTGCACTTCGAGGACGAGGTGACCACGTCGCCCGTGCTGGGGCTCCGGATCAAGGAGGGCCCGGTGGAGGCACCGCGGGGCCGCGCCGGGGGCGCCGCGCGCCCGTTGGGCGAGTTCATCTGCCAGCTGTGCAAGGAGGAGTACGCCGACCCGTTCGCGCTGGCGCAGCACAAGTGCTCGCGCATCGTGCGCGTGGAGTACCGCTGCCCCGAGTGCGCCAAGGTCTTCAGCTGCCCGGCCAACCTGGCCTCGCACCGCCGCTGGCACAAGCCGCGCCCCGCGCCCGCCGCCGCCCGCGCGCCGGAGCCCGAGACCGCCGCCAGGGCCGAGGCGCGCGACGCCGCGGCCAGCGACCGCGACACGCCGAGCCCGGGCGGCGTGTCCGAGTCCGGCTCCGAGGACGGGCTCTACGAGTGCCACCACTGCGCCAAGAAGTTCCGGCGCCAGGCCTACCTGCGCAAGCACCTGCTGGCGCACCACCAGGCGCTGCAGGCCCAGggcgcgccgccgccgccgctgcccgCCGAGGACATCCCCGCCCTGTACGCGGGGCCCGAGGAAAAGGCGCCCCGGGAGGCCGCGGGCGACGGCGAGGCGGCCGGGCTGCTGGGCCTGAGCGCGGCCGCCGACGGCCACCCGTGCCCCGTGTGCGGGGAGAGCTTCCCCGGCAGGGGCGCCCAGGAGCGCCACCTGCGCCTGCTGCACGCCGCCCAGGTGTTCCCCTGCAAATACTGCCCGGCCACCTTCTACAGCTCGCCCGGCCTCACGCGGCACATCAACAAGTGCCACCCCTCCGAGAACAGGCAGGTGATCCTCCTCCAGGTGCCCGTGCGCCCCGCCTGCTAG